The following are from one region of the Ignavibacteriota bacterium genome:
- a CDS encoding Fic family protein has product MSFVKEKPYNKLPLLLPDKNNWETIDVYKKLADARAALAELKGRLPIIPNPLMLINTLVLQEAKDSSTIENIFTTNDALYKAFSSNLTNDISTKEVLRYREALWNAFTKMKKPSDYSEKLAVEIFRTITDKKEEIRKVQVYIGSKDHIVYTPPSYGNILKEKLNNWFDIALKDKSVDPLIKMAILHYQFEAIHPFSDGNGRTGRVLNVLYLCKEKLIDLPVIYLSKFILDNKNDYYKLLRDVTENKKWESWILFMLGGVNETAKLTLNKVNSIYGEYLSVIEKVKEKAPDIYTRELIEIIFNQPYCKIAILEEKKIASRNTASKYLRRLEELGILVSEIVGRETLYKNILLFNILSSK; this is encoded by the coding sequence AAAAAACTTGCTGATGCCCGTGCGGCTTTAGCGGAGTTAAAGGGCAGATTACCGATTATACCTAATCCACTCATGTTAATAAACACACTGGTTCTGCAGGAAGCAAAGGACAGTTCGACAATAGAAAATATATTTACTACTAATGACGCTCTCTATAAAGCATTCTCATCAAATTTAACTAATGATATATCTACGAAAGAAGTTCTCCGTTATCGTGAGGCTTTGTGGAATGCATTTACAAAAATGAAAAAGCCTTCTGATTATTCTGAGAAACTAGCTGTTGAAATCTTCCGGACAATTACGGATAAGAAAGAAGAAATCAGAAAGGTGCAAGTGTATATAGGAAGCAAAGACCATATAGTTTATACGCCGCCATCATACGGAAATATCCTGAAGGAAAAATTAAATAATTGGTTTGATATTGCTCTTAAAGATAAAAGTGTTGACCCTCTCATTAAAATGGCGATTCTTCATTATCAATTTGAAGCCATTCATCCTTTCAGCGATGGGAACGGAAGAACGGGAAGAGTTCTGAATGTATTGTATCTCTGCAAAGAAAAGCTGATTGACCTGCCGGTAATCTATTTATCAAAGTTTATTCTCGACAATAAAAATGATTACTACAAATTATTAAGAGATGTTACTGAAAATAAAAAATGGGAAAGCTGGATTCTTTTTATGCTCGGTGGAGTAAATGAAACCGCAAAACTCACGCTGAACAAAGTGAATTCAATTTATGGAGAATATCTTTCTGTAATTGAAAAAGTAAAAGAAAAAGCGCCGGATATTTATACCCGCGAATTAATTGAAATAATTTTCAACCAGCCGTACTGTAAAATTGCAATCCTTGAAGAAAAGAAAATTGCATCGCGTAATACTGCAAGTAAGTATCTCCGAAGACTGGAAGAACTTGGCATACTTGTTTCAGAAATCGTTGGCAGGGAAACACTCTATAAAAATATTTTGCTCTTCAACATTTTATCTTCAAAATAA